From a region of the Actinopolymorpha singaporensis genome:
- a CDS encoding cytochrome c-type biogenesis protein CcmH, with product MNSRLRGLLLVAVVAVAVAVAAAVVVGRNAAEQPLSRQVDQVAEGLRCPTCNGESVAASNAPLATSMRRQIRIQLHAGRTPDQVREWFVSRYGDQILLVPPARGIGLLLWVVPAAAVVLGAGAWVAAQRRRTAEGTDAPDPDAQDPDPKAATALSPRRVAVASVAFLAVGAAVPVTVWASTPRQAPAESPAASSAPAEPQLGFEDWVSLARSWEDQQKYDEAVKAYREALKQRPDAESVRTQLAFDLLRTNHAGEAGRMVRATAAKSGPDRPMALLVLGLAQRRQNDPAAASTLRTFLRVAPNHPAAAQVRRLLKDTS from the coding sequence ATGAACAGCCGGCTTCGGGGTCTGCTGCTGGTCGCGGTCGTGGCGGTGGCCGTCGCGGTGGCCGCCGCCGTGGTCGTCGGGCGCAACGCGGCCGAGCAGCCGCTGAGCAGGCAGGTGGACCAGGTGGCCGAGGGGCTTCGCTGCCCGACCTGCAACGGCGAGTCCGTGGCCGCGTCCAACGCGCCCCTGGCCACCAGCATGCGCCGGCAGATCCGGATCCAGCTGCACGCCGGGCGTACGCCGGACCAGGTGCGGGAGTGGTTCGTGTCCCGGTACGGCGACCAGATCCTGTTGGTGCCGCCCGCCCGTGGCATCGGCCTGCTGCTGTGGGTGGTGCCGGCGGCTGCCGTGGTGCTCGGCGCGGGAGCGTGGGTGGCCGCCCAGCGCCGGCGCACGGCGGAGGGTACGGACGCGCCGGACCCGGATGCGCAGGACCCGGACCCGAAGGCCGCCACGGCCCTGTCGCCTCGGCGGGTGGCCGTCGCTTCGGTGGCGTTCCTGGCCGTCGGCGCCGCGGTGCCGGTCACGGTCTGGGCGAGCACTCCGCGCCAGGCCCCGGCCGAGTCCCCGGCGGCGTCCTCGGCCCCGGCAGAACCCCAACTGGGCTTCGAGGACTGGGTGTCGCTGGCGCGGTCGTGGGAGGACCAGCAGAAGTACGACGAGGCGGTGAAGGCGTACCGCGAGGCGCTGAAGCAACGCCCGGACGCCGAGTCGGTGCGCACGCAGCTCGCGTTCGACCTGCTGCGTACGAATCACGCCGGCGAGGCCGGCCGGATGGTGCGGGCGACCGCCGCGAAGTCCGGGCCTGACCGGCCGATGGCCCTGCTTGTCCTCGGACTCGCCCAGCGTCGGCAGAACGACCCGGCGGCGGCGAGCACACTGCGTACCTTTCTGCGGGTGGCACCAAACCACCCGGCCGCCGCCCAGGTACGCCGGCTGCTGAAGGACACCTCGTGA
- a CDS encoding cupredoxin domain-containing protein, translating into MTAASRWRALAVGAVLALSLATGACASDDTGMGMEAAADHAPADRAPATARSVRVGLTEWTIVTSAAKVPAGRVTFQVTNAGGTEHDLVVRGRRGTRHTATLEPGEQARLTVRTEAGETLTLWCSEPGHKAQGMRTKLPVTGGR; encoded by the coding sequence GTGACCGCGGCGAGCCGATGGCGGGCTCTCGCGGTGGGTGCCGTCCTGGCCCTCTCCCTGGCGACAGGGGCCTGCGCCTCCGATGACACGGGGATGGGGATGGAGGCGGCGGCCGACCACGCGCCGGCCGACCGTGCGCCCGCGACGGCCCGCTCGGTCCGGGTGGGGCTGACCGAATGGACGATCGTGACGTCGGCGGCGAAGGTGCCCGCGGGGCGCGTGACCTTCCAGGTCACCAACGCCGGAGGGACCGAGCACGACCTCGTGGTGCGCGGCCGGCGCGGTACCCGGCACACAGCGACCCTGGAGCCGGGGGAGCAGGCCAGGTTGACCGTACGCACCGAGGCAGGAGAGACCCTGACGCTGTGGTGCTCCGAGCCCGGGCACAAGGCGCAGGGCATGCGGACGAAACTACCCGTCACCGGCGGCCGCTGA
- a CDS encoding DUF6328 family protein, with protein MSEETTARDRNWNELLQELRVAQTGLQILTAFLVSLPFQQRFSSLEPGQVRIYLAVLATSVLATVLVLAPVNYHRTLFRQQEKEWLVMAGNRCARAGLVLSGLAAVGVVWLIFDVVVGDGAGIVAAVVGLLVYLGVWGGVPLVKQRRAATAPTPDRSPRERAGDGPS; from the coding sequence ATGTCCGAGGAGACGACCGCGCGAGACCGCAACTGGAACGAGCTGCTGCAGGAGTTGCGCGTCGCCCAGACGGGGTTGCAGATTCTGACCGCGTTCCTCGTGTCCCTGCCGTTCCAGCAACGCTTCAGCTCCCTCGAGCCGGGACAGGTTCGCATCTACCTCGCCGTCCTGGCCACGTCGGTGCTGGCCACGGTTCTCGTGCTCGCTCCGGTGAACTACCACCGCACACTGTTTCGCCAGCAGGAGAAGGAATGGCTGGTCATGGCGGGCAACCGGTGCGCCCGAGCCGGGCTGGTGCTGTCCGGGCTCGCCGCCGTCGGTGTGGTCTGGCTGATCTTCGATGTCGTCGTCGGTGACGGGGCCGGCATCGTTGCCGCAGTGGTCGGCCTGCTGGTCTATCTGGGCGTGTGGGGTGGCGTACCGCTGGTGAAGCAGCGTCGTGCGGCCACCGCACCGACGCCGGACCGGTCGCCCCGCGAACGCGCCGGGGACGGTCCTTCGTAG
- a CDS encoding sigma-70 family RNA polymerase sigma factor — protein sequence MDQPRTAAGSDADDTPPDDPLERETARLYHRLAVDPASEQLRRQVYDEVVCMHLDLARALARRFRGRGIADEDLEQVACTALVQVVHSYDVSHGEGFLAFAVPSITGTLKRHFRDRGWTVRPPRRLQDLQLRIRGAEEDLCNRLGRSPRPREIAEYLGADLGDVIESLTAHGCFSPASLDRPLGNDPDPAGPTLGDRLMSARDELAAAEARTVLRPVVARLNPRDKKILRLRFFEQRTQQEIADSIGVSQMQVSRLINRILRDLRHGIVGDEQDGVGRTDRMGSMSGRVASG from the coding sequence ATGGACCAGCCCCGGACCGCCGCCGGAAGCGACGCGGACGACACGCCGCCAGACGATCCCCTGGAGCGCGAGACCGCGCGTCTCTACCATCGACTCGCCGTCGACCCGGCCTCGGAGCAGCTGCGAAGACAGGTGTACGACGAGGTCGTCTGCATGCACCTCGACCTCGCCCGTGCACTGGCGAGGAGGTTCCGTGGCCGCGGCATCGCCGACGAGGACCTCGAACAGGTGGCCTGCACCGCCCTGGTCCAGGTGGTGCACAGCTACGACGTGAGCCACGGCGAAGGTTTCCTCGCGTTCGCCGTACCGAGCATCACCGGCACGCTGAAGCGGCACTTCCGCGACCGCGGCTGGACGGTCCGGCCGCCCCGGCGCCTGCAGGACCTCCAGCTGCGGATCCGCGGCGCGGAGGAGGATCTGTGCAACCGGCTGGGGCGCTCCCCAAGGCCCCGGGAGATCGCCGAGTACCTCGGCGCCGACCTCGGTGACGTCATCGAGTCGCTGACCGCGCACGGCTGCTTCTCCCCCGCCTCGCTGGACCGCCCTCTCGGCAACGACCCGGACCCCGCCGGGCCGACACTGGGCGACCGGCTGATGTCGGCCAGGGACGAGCTGGCCGCCGCTGAGGCAAGAACCGTCCTCCGCCCCGTGGTGGCCCGGCTGAACCCGAGGGACAAGAAGATCCTGCGGTTGCGGTTCTTCGAGCAACGCACGCAACAGGAGATCGCCGACAGCATCGGCGTGAGTCAGATGCAGGTGTCCCGGCTCATCAACCGCATCCTGCGCGACCTGCGCCACGGCATCGTCGGCGACGAGCAAGACGGCGTTGGCAGGACGGACAGGATGGGCAGCATGAGTGGCCGGGTCGCCAGTGGCTGA
- a CDS encoding enolase C-terminal domain-like protein has translation MATATDPPVTEIETRAYTIPTDAPEGDGTLTWDSTTLVLVRVTGGGQTGVGWTYGPSAAADVIRGKLAGVVRGRSLLDVQAGYHAMVAAVRNAGRPGLVSMAIAAVDTAWWDLRARVLGLPLHRLLGAGAGASVPVYGSGGFTTYDDRQLVQQCEEWLQLGVSYAKIKIGESWGTNTARDLARMRLARQTLGDDVELFVDANGAYAPKEAARLAAAAEDLRLTWFEEPVTSDDLDGLRWVRDHVEPDVTAGEYGYDLTYFERMCAAGAVDCLQVDVSRCGGITEWLRIAAVAAAHHLPVSGHCAPALHLAVAAATPHLRHVEYFHDHVRIESMFFDGPVTASEGALHPDDAPGNGLSFRESDAEQFRVS, from the coding sequence ATGGCGACCGCGACGGACCCGCCCGTGACCGAGATCGAGACCCGTGCCTACACCATCCCTACCGACGCCCCCGAGGGCGACGGGACTCTGACCTGGGACTCGACGACACTCGTCCTGGTCCGGGTCACCGGTGGCGGGCAGACCGGGGTCGGCTGGACATACGGGCCATCGGCTGCCGCCGACGTCATCCGCGGGAAGCTCGCCGGCGTCGTACGCGGCCGGAGCCTGCTGGATGTTCAGGCCGGCTACCACGCGATGGTGGCGGCGGTGCGCAACGCCGGCCGTCCGGGTCTGGTGTCGATGGCGATCGCCGCGGTCGACACCGCGTGGTGGGACCTGCGGGCGAGGGTGCTGGGGCTCCCCCTGCACCGACTGCTCGGCGCCGGGGCCGGTGCGTCCGTGCCTGTCTACGGCAGCGGCGGCTTCACGACGTACGACGACCGCCAACTGGTGCAACAGTGCGAGGAGTGGCTGCAGCTCGGCGTCTCGTACGCCAAGATCAAGATCGGCGAGTCGTGGGGGACGAACACCGCCCGAGACCTCGCCCGGATGCGCCTGGCCCGGCAGACCCTCGGCGACGACGTCGAACTCTTCGTCGACGCCAACGGCGCGTACGCACCCAAGGAGGCCGCGCGCCTCGCGGCGGCGGCCGAGGACCTGCGGCTCACCTGGTTCGAGGAGCCGGTCACCTCCGACGACCTCGACGGGCTGCGGTGGGTACGCGACCACGTGGAGCCCGACGTGACGGCGGGTGAGTACGGCTACGACCTCACGTACTTCGAGCGCATGTGCGCCGCCGGCGCGGTCGACTGCCTGCAGGTGGACGTCAGCCGGTGTGGTGGCATCACCGAGTGGCTGCGGATCGCCGCCGTCGCCGCCGCGCACCACCTGCCCGTCTCGGGCCACTGCGCCCCGGCCCTGCACCTGGCGGTAGCGGCCGCGACGCCACACCTGCGGCACGTGGAGTACTTCCACGACCACGTCCGGATCGAGTCGATGTTCTTCGACGGCCCGGTAACGGCGAGCGAGGGGGCACTGCACCCCGACGACGCCCCGGGCAACGGCCTGTCGTTCAGGGAGTCCGACGCGGAGCAGTTCCGCGTGAGCTGA
- a CDS encoding thiamine pyrophosphate-requiring protein: MPLTADFILERLRAWGIHRIYGYPGDGINAFLGALDRADGDPEIIQPRHEEMGAFMATAHAKFTGGIGCCMATSGGGTIHLLNGLYDAKLDHQPVVAIIGQQKRIALGSGYQQEIDPNSLYKDVSADFLQTCMHPAQARQLVDRACKVALNNRTVATIIVPEDVAEEEAQPSPPRQHGAVYTSVGWTKPRVIPPETEIRVAADILNQGQKVAMLVGQGASDSADEVVEAAELLGAGIAKTSLGRAVLPDDLPYSTGPIGLLGSTASYEMMRDADTLFMIGTSFPYAEWLPQEGQCKGVEIDLDGKMIGVRYPMDSHLVGDAKSTLKELIPLLRRKEDRSWRKKIEGEVAEWWRVLDDRAHDKADPLNPELVVHELSERLPDDTIVTTDAGTAANWWARHLRLREGMMASLAGNLATMGPGTPYAISARFSYPDRPVIALIGDGVFQMNGMAELITVKRYRDRIGDAPLVFCVFNNQDLNQVTWEQRAMAGDPKFEGTQRIPDVPYAEFAKLLGFTGVRCDSPKRIGAAWDEVLSAGGPAVLEVVVDPEIPPVPPHFMKMQAKKAAQALRKGDPEAVGIAVKGTKQKGHEFTESIRRHLLPGGVR, translated from the coding sequence ATGCCACTCACCGCCGACTTCATACTCGAACGCCTGCGGGCGTGGGGCATCCACCGCATCTATGGCTACCCCGGCGACGGCATCAACGCGTTCCTCGGCGCGCTCGACCGGGCCGACGGTGACCCCGAGATCATCCAGCCCCGCCACGAGGAGATGGGCGCCTTCATGGCGACGGCCCACGCCAAGTTCACCGGCGGGATCGGCTGCTGCATGGCGACGTCCGGAGGTGGCACCATCCATCTGCTGAACGGCCTGTACGACGCGAAGCTCGACCACCAGCCGGTGGTGGCGATCATCGGCCAGCAGAAACGCATCGCGCTCGGGTCGGGCTACCAGCAGGAGATCGACCCGAACAGCCTCTACAAGGACGTCTCCGCGGACTTCCTGCAGACCTGCATGCACCCGGCACAGGCACGCCAACTGGTCGACCGGGCGTGCAAGGTCGCCCTGAACAACCGGACGGTCGCGACGATCATCGTTCCCGAAGACGTGGCCGAGGAGGAGGCGCAGCCCTCGCCCCCACGCCAGCACGGTGCTGTCTACACCAGCGTGGGCTGGACCAAGCCGCGCGTCATCCCGCCGGAGACCGAGATCAGGGTGGCCGCGGACATCCTCAACCAGGGGCAGAAGGTGGCCATGCTGGTGGGGCAGGGAGCCAGCGACTCCGCCGACGAGGTGGTCGAGGCAGCCGAACTCCTCGGCGCCGGGATCGCGAAGACCTCACTGGGCCGCGCGGTGCTGCCCGACGACCTGCCGTACTCCACCGGACCCATCGGCCTGCTGGGCTCGACCGCGAGCTACGAGATGATGCGGGACGCGGACACGCTGTTCATGATCGGCACCAGCTTCCCGTACGCCGAGTGGCTGCCCCAGGAAGGTCAGTGCAAGGGCGTCGAGATCGACCTGGACGGCAAGATGATCGGCGTACGTTACCCGATGGACTCCCACCTGGTCGGCGACGCGAAGAGCACGCTGAAGGAGCTCATCCCGCTGTTGCGGCGTAAGGAGGACCGCAGCTGGCGGAAGAAGATCGAGGGCGAGGTGGCCGAGTGGTGGAGGGTTCTCGACGACCGCGCCCACGACAAGGCCGACCCGCTGAACCCCGAGCTGGTGGTGCACGAACTCTCCGAGCGGCTGCCGGACGACACCATCGTCACCACCGACGCCGGTACGGCGGCGAACTGGTGGGCCCGCCACCTCAGGCTGCGCGAGGGAATGATGGCGTCGCTGGCCGGGAACCTCGCCACGATGGGCCCGGGCACGCCGTACGCCATCAGCGCGCGGTTCAGCTATCCCGACCGGCCGGTCATCGCGCTCATCGGTGACGGCGTCTTCCAGATGAACGGCATGGCGGAGCTGATCACGGTGAAGCGCTACCGCGACCGGATCGGCGACGCTCCGCTCGTCTTCTGCGTGTTCAACAACCAGGATCTCAACCAGGTGACCTGGGAACAGCGGGCAATGGCAGGTGACCCGAAGTTCGAGGGGACACAGCGGATCCCGGACGTGCCGTACGCCGAGTTCGCGAAGCTGCTCGGCTTCACCGGCGTCAGGTGCGACAGTCCCAAGCGCATCGGCGCGGCGTGGGACGAGGTGCTCTCCGCCGGAGGCCCGGCGGTCCTCGAGGTCGTGGTGGACCCGGAGATACCGCCGGTCCCGCCGCACTTCATGAAGATGCAGGCCAAGAAGGCGGCGCAGGCGCTGCGCAAGGGTGACCCGGAGGCTGTCGGAATCGCCGTCAAGGGCACCAAGCAGAAGGGCCACGAGTTCACCGAGTCCATCCGCCGGCACCTACTGCCGGGCGGGGTCCGATGA
- a CDS encoding FAD-binding oxidoreductase, which produces MPITRNRTVSVPAHPDPRFATGIVGADQVNVVGLERHLRRHVKGEVRFDDGTRAMYASDASNFRQVPIGVVVPRTLDDVVATAVACHRYGAPLLSRGGGTSLSGETVNTAVVIDFSKYLTGIEELDVDGRTVAAQTGVINEQLNKHTGKQGLIFGPDPSSHSRCTIGGNLGNNSCGIH; this is translated from the coding sequence ATGCCGATCACGCGGAACCGGACGGTGTCGGTCCCGGCGCACCCCGATCCGCGGTTCGCGACCGGGATTGTCGGGGCCGACCAGGTGAACGTCGTGGGGTTGGAGCGGCACCTGCGCCGGCACGTCAAGGGTGAGGTGCGCTTCGACGACGGCACCCGGGCGATGTACGCCTCGGACGCCTCCAACTTCCGCCAGGTCCCGATCGGCGTGGTGGTCCCGCGTACGCTCGACGACGTGGTGGCGACGGCGGTGGCCTGCCACCGTTACGGCGCGCCGCTGCTGTCCAGGGGCGGTGGCACCAGCCTGTCGGGGGAGACGGTCAACACCGCGGTCGTCATCGACTTCTCCAAGTACCTCACCGGGATCGAGGAACTGGACGTCGACGGGCGTACGGTCGCTGCCCAGACCGGGGTGATCAACGAGCAGCTGAACAAGCACACCGGCAAGCAGGGGTTGATCTTCGGGCCCGACCCGTCGTCGCACTCCCGGTGCACGATCGGCGGCAACCTCGGCAACAACTCCTGCGGGATCCACTGA
- a CDS encoding FAD-binding and (Fe-S)-binding domain-containing protein, with the protein MPSSWEDSAVLPLRIADYVRDLRALYAKHGLVGAMYGHFGEGCIHSRISFDLRTAVGVRDYRAFMEEAADLVTSYGGTLSGEHGDGQQRAELLERQYGPTLVQATREFKLIWDPDWKMNPGKVVDPYRLDRNLRLGTNYNPPRPEVEFAYSDDGGDFAHAALRCVGVGKCRVPDATQTMCPSYRVTREEKHSTRGRARLLFEMLQGEVVTDGWQSKEVAEALDLCLACKGCTNDCPVNVDIPTYKAEFLHHHYRSLRRWRPRYAYAFGFIDQAARLATRAPELVNLATQTIGVRRLVKLAGGIDRKRRLPRFAPQSLQRWYAERGGTRNPHWPAAALFKDELRGMLPHDDDAARLEQNSYHFAEFFETFDVKVPRLDGEALLWGHCHHRATGGIDPEQKLLERMGVSAEPLSGGCCGLAGSWGFEKGKYDISMQCGEEALLPAVRDADPRKLVVANGFSCKTQIAQARTGRKALHIAEVIALARARGRKGADTKRPETGPG; encoded by the coding sequence CTGCCGAGCAGCTGGGAGGACTCGGCCGTACTGCCGCTGCGGATCGCGGACTATGTCCGCGACCTGCGCGCACTGTATGCGAAGCACGGCCTGGTCGGTGCGATGTACGGCCACTTCGGTGAGGGCTGCATCCACTCCCGGATCAGCTTCGACCTGCGAACGGCCGTCGGGGTGCGCGACTACCGGGCCTTCATGGAGGAGGCAGCCGACCTGGTGACCTCCTACGGCGGGACACTGTCGGGTGAGCACGGCGACGGGCAGCAGCGGGCGGAGCTGCTCGAGCGCCAGTACGGCCCGACCCTCGTGCAGGCGACGCGGGAGTTCAAGCTCATCTGGGACCCGGACTGGAAGATGAACCCGGGCAAGGTCGTCGACCCGTACCGCCTGGACCGGAACCTCCGCCTGGGCACCAACTACAACCCCCCGCGGCCGGAGGTGGAGTTCGCCTACAGCGACGACGGCGGCGACTTCGCGCACGCGGCGCTGCGCTGCGTCGGCGTGGGCAAGTGCCGGGTGCCGGACGCGACCCAGACGATGTGCCCGAGCTACCGGGTCACCCGTGAGGAGAAGCACAGCACGCGCGGGCGGGCCCGGTTGCTGTTCGAGATGCTGCAGGGCGAGGTGGTCACCGACGGCTGGCAGTCGAAGGAGGTCGCCGAGGCGCTGGACCTCTGCCTTGCCTGCAAGGGATGTACGAACGACTGTCCGGTCAACGTCGACATCCCGACGTACAAGGCGGAGTTCCTGCACCACCACTACCGTTCGCTGCGGCGCTGGCGCCCGCGCTACGCGTACGCGTTCGGGTTCATCGACCAGGCGGCCCGGCTGGCCACCCGGGCACCGGAGCTGGTCAACCTGGCGACGCAGACGATCGGCGTACGCAGGTTGGTGAAACTCGCGGGTGGGATCGACCGCAAGCGGAGGTTGCCCAGGTTCGCCCCGCAGAGTCTGCAACGCTGGTACGCCGAACGCGGCGGCACCCGCAACCCGCACTGGCCGGCCGCAGCACTGTTCAAGGACGAGCTGCGCGGCATGCTGCCGCACGACGACGACGCGGCCCGGCTGGAGCAGAACTCCTACCACTTCGCGGAGTTCTTCGAGACGTTCGACGTGAAGGTACCCCGGCTCGACGGTGAGGCGTTGCTGTGGGGGCACTGCCACCACCGCGCCACCGGCGGCATCGATCCGGAGCAGAAGTTGCTGGAACGCATGGGAGTCAGCGCCGAGCCGCTCAGCGGAGGGTGCTGCGGACTTGCAGGTTCGTGGGGCTTCGAGAAGGGCAAGTACGACATCTCGATGCAGTGCGGCGAGGAGGCCCTGCTGCCGGCCGTGCGTGACGCGGACCCGCGCAAGCTCGTGGTGGCGAACGGCTTCTCCTGCAAGACCCAGATCGCCCAGGCCCGCACCGGCAGGAAGGCGCTGCACATCGCCGAAGTCATCGCGCTCGCCCGGGCGCGCGGCCGCAAGGGCGCCGACACCAAGCGGCCGGAGACGGGACCGGGCTGA
- a CDS encoding cytochrome c oxidase assembly protein, which yields MTTHADLPRPTWHNVLLGTPDHSLWLVVCAVAAVAYLAAVYRLHRRGDHWPVRRTALWLTGLVTIYLVCGNGFARYAMVLFSAHMAQHMMLNMYTPILLALGAPVTLTLRALPARGNLAGVRRGLVRVLHSRALAVLSSMPVAVVLFVVSLFGLYFTPLFAVLMSSTAGHVGMQVHFLITGYLFFWILVGPDPGPRRPPPMVRFLAILPVGAMHALFAVTVAFAHHIFGEPFISEVRPHWSSVQWDQTLGGGIAGGFAELPMGTVAVLCLLQWWNAAEARMPSTPGELVVDPPSSTRAR from the coding sequence TTGACGACGCATGCCGACCTCCCGCGTCCGACGTGGCACAACGTCCTGCTGGGCACTCCGGACCACTCCCTCTGGCTGGTCGTGTGCGCCGTCGCCGCGGTGGCCTATCTGGCCGCGGTGTACCGCCTGCACCGTCGTGGTGACCACTGGCCGGTACGGCGCACCGCGCTGTGGCTCACCGGGCTGGTGACGATCTACCTGGTGTGCGGCAACGGGTTCGCCCGCTACGCCATGGTGTTGTTCAGCGCCCACATGGCCCAGCACATGATGCTGAACATGTACACGCCGATCCTGCTGGCGCTCGGCGCTCCGGTGACGCTGACCCTGCGGGCTCTGCCGGCCAGAGGAAACCTCGCCGGTGTCCGCCGCGGCCTGGTGCGGGTGCTGCACAGCCGGGCGCTCGCCGTGCTGAGCTCGATGCCGGTGGCGGTGGTGCTGTTCGTCGTCAGCCTGTTCGGCCTCTACTTCACGCCGCTCTTCGCCGTACTGATGTCGAGCACCGCGGGTCACGTCGGCATGCAGGTCCACTTCCTGATCACCGGCTACCTGTTCTTCTGGATTCTCGTCGGTCCGGACCCGGGCCCGCGCCGGCCCCCGCCGATGGTGAGGTTCCTCGCCATCCTGCCGGTGGGCGCCATGCATGCCCTGTTCGCCGTCACGGTGGCCTTCGCCCATCACATCTTCGGCGAACCGTTCATCAGCGAGGTGCGGCCGCACTGGTCCTCGGTCCAGTGGGACCAGACCCTCGGTGGCGGCATCGCCGGCGGGTTCGCCGAACTCCCCATGGGCACGGTCGCGGTCCTGTGCTTACTTCAGTGGTGGAACGCCGCCGAGGCCAGGATGCCGTCCACGCCGGGTGAGCTCGTGGTCGACCCTCCTTCCTCCACCCGGGCACGGTGA
- a CDS encoding SCO family protein has protein sequence MRFRPVTLGRAAGVLTALVLTAAGVAGCGGGADTSGPTGRTPDSGNAPEAARTVATGNTLDQPLPAAAATTPLTDQTGRHLTLGSLRGRIVVLAPLLTMCQETCPMTSQNLHQAAQAARRSNSSGKVVFVEPTVDPARDTVRRMHAYAKLYGALPNWLLVTGNPARITAMWKALGVTTEKVPVDEPVRDWLTGKKVDHPYDVHHQDVVVIVGPDGRLRWITVGRPDARGTRLPTSMREYLNDEGRDNLAHPAAGGASSWTARDVEEAVAYVRDLAGDG, from the coding sequence ATGCGCTTCCGGCCGGTGACCCTCGGTCGTGCGGCCGGCGTCCTGACGGCGCTCGTCCTCACCGCGGCCGGTGTCGCAGGATGCGGCGGGGGAGCGGACACCTCCGGTCCGACGGGCCGTACGCCTGACAGCGGGAACGCTCCCGAGGCCGCGAGGACGGTGGCCACCGGCAACACGCTGGACCAGCCGCTGCCCGCGGCCGCCGCCACCACACCGCTGACCGACCAGACCGGCCGGCACCTGACCCTTGGATCGCTGCGGGGCAGGATCGTCGTCCTGGCGCCGCTGCTGACCATGTGCCAGGAAACCTGCCCGATGACCAGCCAGAACCTCCACCAGGCGGCGCAGGCCGCGCGGCGTTCGAATTCGTCGGGCAAGGTCGTTTTCGTGGAGCCGACGGTCGACCCTGCCCGCGACACCGTACGACGGATGCACGCCTACGCGAAGCTGTACGGCGCGCTGCCGAACTGGCTGCTGGTCACCGGAAACCCGGCGCGGATCACCGCGATGTGGAAGGCCCTCGGGGTGACCACCGAGAAGGTCCCGGTCGACGAGCCGGTGCGCGACTGGCTGACCGGCAAGAAGGTCGATCACCCCTACGACGTTCACCACCAGGACGTCGTCGTCATCGTCGGCCCGGACGGCCGGCTGCGGTGGATCACGGTCGGACGCCCCGACGCCCGCGGCACCAGGCTGCCCACCAGCATGCGGGAGTACCTCAACGACGAGGGCCGGGACAACCTCGCGCACCCGGCCGCCGGCGGCGCGAGTTCGTGGACCGCCCGCGACGTGGAGGAGGCGGTGGCCTACGTACGCGACCTGGCCGGCGACGGCTGA
- a CDS encoding PrsW family intramembrane metalloprotease, whose product MVSTSVRTRSRPRRLYLRIFLTGLLLWLIAVAVTLLTSNANLVPTVVLLGSFLIPVSFVAWAFERWRDEDVTTELVVTAFVLGGLLGVFGASLLESYVLHPSPLLFLGVGLIEEGAKLAALVFVTRHMARRHTRDGVVLGAAVGFGFAAFESAGYAFNAMITEQGLSLPALVQTELLRGVLAPVGHGLWTAILGGVLFHAARTGRVRYLRGALPVTYIWVAILHALWDSMHSIALALTLILTGFSASSYMQTGYLPKPTADQIRLFTILSIGGLALVSVLGLATLVATWLSGRGERTQPSPARSRT is encoded by the coding sequence ATGGTCTCGACAAGCGTGCGCACGCGTAGCCGGCCCCGCCGGCTCTACCTGCGGATCTTCCTCACCGGTCTCCTGCTGTGGCTGATCGCCGTCGCCGTGACCCTGCTCACCTCCAACGCGAACCTCGTGCCGACGGTGGTGCTGCTCGGCAGCTTCCTGATTCCGGTGTCGTTCGTCGCGTGGGCGTTCGAACGCTGGCGGGACGAGGACGTGACCACCGAGCTGGTAGTCACGGCGTTCGTCCTCGGCGGGCTGCTGGGCGTGTTCGGCGCGTCGCTTCTGGAGTCGTACGTCCTTCACCCCTCACCCCTGCTGTTCCTCGGGGTCGGGCTGATCGAGGAGGGCGCCAAGCTCGCGGCGCTGGTCTTCGTCACCCGCCACATGGCCCGCCGGCACACCAGGGACGGCGTCGTGCTGGGCGCGGCGGTGGGCTTCGGGTTCGCGGCGTTCGAGAGCGCGGGGTACGCCTTCAACGCGATGATCACCGAGCAGGGGCTCTCCCTGCCGGCACTCGTCCAGACCGAACTCCTGCGAGGCGTCCTGGCCCCGGTCGGGCACGGGCTGTGGACCGCGATCCTCGGCGGAGTGCTCTTCCACGCGGCCCGCACCGGTCGGGTCCGCTACCTCCGCGGTGCGCTGCCCGTCACGTACATATGGGTGGCGATCCTGCACGCCCTGTGGGACTCCATGCACTCGATCGCACTCGCCCTGACGCTCATCCTGACCGGGTTCTCGGCGAGCAGCTACATGCAGACGGGCTACCTGCCGAAGCCCACCGCCGACCAGATCCGGTTGTTCACCATCCTGTCCATCGGTGGCCTCGCCCTGGTGTCCGTCCTCGGCCTCGCGACGCTGGTCGCGACGTGGCTCAGTGGCAGGGGCGAGCGGACTCAGCCGTCGCCGGCCAGGTCGCGTACGTAG